Proteins from a single region of Acidianus ambivalens:
- a CDS encoding replication factor C large subunit: protein MTLPWIIKYRPKSLNDVENQDDVKQELKRWIESWLSGKPENKALLLYGPPGTGKTTLAQALAHDYGLELLEMNASDSRNLEAIKNIAQRAAVSGSLFGAKGKLIFLDEVDGINARQDMGAIPAIAELVQKTKYPVLLAANDPWDPSLRELRNLAKLVEVKKLGKYALRKILGKICTSEKLQCDDDALDEIIEISDGDARYAINLLEATAEGFKKVTVESVKEFARRKESELDPFETVRGVFWAKYAWQAKNAVTNSQVDYDLLMKWFSENIPVQYDNMEDVYRAYDALARASIFLSRAKTSSWDMLSYTFDMMGPGVAMAEIEKQNPGWKPKWRKYQFPQTIQLLSKSKSNREIRDKIVSKIASKIHSSEEKTLNDVYPLFLQFYKKYEDKLSKDMDLSPDEINFLNEITGKSQEEEEKEETSYSKASATSKRYYSSGGRRYTTRKKKS from the coding sequence ATGACTTTACCATGGATAATAAAGTATAGACCTAAGTCCTTAAATGACGTTGAAAATCAGGATGACGTAAAACAAGAGTTGAAAAGATGGATTGAAAGCTGGTTATCAGGAAAGCCGGAAAATAAGGCTTTATTACTTTATGGTCCACCAGGGACTGGAAAAACTACATTAGCTCAAGCTTTAGCTCATGATTACGGTTTAGAATTATTAGAAATGAACGCTAGTGATAGCAGAAATCTAGAGGCAATAAAAAATATAGCACAAAGAGCTGCAGTAAGTGGTAGCCTTTTTGGCGCAAAAGGAAAGCTAATCTTTCTAGACGAAGTTGATGGAATAAATGCAAGGCAAGATATGGGTGCGATTCCAGCAATAGCTGAACTAGTTCAAAAGACTAAATATCCAGTATTACTAGCTGCAAATGATCCTTGGGATCCCTCTTTAAGAGAATTAAGAAATCTTGCAAAATTAGTTGAAGTTAAAAAACTTGGTAAATATGCTTTGAGGAAAATTCTTGGAAAAATATGTACTTCCGAAAAGTTGCAATGCGATGACGACGCTCTAGACGAAATTATAGAAATTAGCGATGGAGATGCTAGATATGCTATCAACCTTTTAGAAGCCACAGCGGAAGGATTTAAGAAGGTTACAGTAGAGAGTGTAAAGGAATTCGCCAGAAGAAAAGAGAGCGAATTAGATCCTTTTGAAACCGTAAGAGGAGTGTTTTGGGCAAAATATGCTTGGCAAGCTAAAAATGCAGTAACTAATTCTCAAGTGGATTATGATTTACTCATGAAATGGTTCTCAGAAAACATACCAGTTCAATACGATAATATGGAAGATGTATATAGGGCATATGATGCCCTTGCTAGGGCGTCAATATTCTTATCTAGGGCAAAGACTTCTAGCTGGGATATGTTAAGCTATACTTTTGATATGATGGGACCTGGAGTTGCCATGGCTGAAATAGAGAAACAAAATCCAGGTTGGAAACCTAAGTGGAGGAAATACCAGTTTCCTCAAACTATTCAATTGCTCTCTAAATCGAAATCCAATAGAGAGATTAGAGATAAAATAGTTAGCAAAATAGCTAGTAAAATTCATTCATCTGAGGAGAAAACTCTAAACGACGTATATCCTTTATTCTTGCAATTTTATAAGAAATATGAAGATAAATTGAGCAAAGATATGGATTTATCCCCAGACGAGATTAACTTTCTTAACGAAATAACTGGTAAATCTCAGGAAGAAGAAGAGAAAGAAGAAACTAGTTATAGCAAAGCTAGTGCTACATCAAAAAGGTACTATAGTAGTGGAGGAAGGAGATATACTACTAGGAAGAAGAAATCTTAA
- a CDS encoding replication factor C small subunit produces the protein MEEEILWAEKYRPRSLDDIVNQKDIVERLKRFVKEKNMPHLLFAGPPGTGKTTAALALVHDLYGDSYEQFFLELNASDERGIDVIRNKVKEFARTMVSSSVPFKVILLDEADNMTADAQQALRRTMELYTESTRFILACNYLSKIIDPIQSRTALFRFYPLKKEDVVSRLEFIAKEEKVEYDEKALETIYDITMGDMRKAINTLQAASAYGKVTVEAVFKVLGLAQPKEVRDMLKLALSGKFMEAREKLRSLLVTYGLSGEDIVKQLHRELTSNELQIPEELRVLLMDYIGEVEFRIIEGADDEIQLSALLAKIAIYGNKYVGSSK, from the coding sequence ATGGAAGAAGAAATCCTTTGGGCGGAGAAATATAGGCCAAGAAGTTTAGACGATATAGTTAATCAAAAAGACATAGTTGAAAGATTAAAAAGATTCGTGAAAGAAAAAAACATGCCACATTTACTTTTTGCTGGTCCGCCTGGTACTGGTAAAACTACTGCAGCGCTAGCTCTAGTTCACGATTTGTACGGAGATTCCTATGAACAATTCTTTTTAGAATTAAACGCAAGTGATGAAAGAGGAATTGATGTAATTAGGAATAAAGTTAAAGAATTCGCCAGGACTATGGTTTCATCCTCTGTACCATTTAAAGTGATTTTACTTGATGAGGCAGATAATATGACAGCCGATGCTCAGCAAGCATTAAGAAGAACAATGGAGCTTTATACAGAATCCACAAGGTTTATACTCGCTTGTAATTACTTAAGTAAAATAATTGACCCTATACAGTCTAGGACTGCACTCTTTAGGTTTTATCCACTAAAGAAAGAAGACGTAGTTAGCAGACTTGAGTTTATAGCAAAAGAAGAGAAAGTCGAATACGATGAGAAAGCACTAGAGACTATTTACGATATTACTATGGGTGATATGAGAAAAGCGATAAATACGCTTCAAGCAGCATCAGCTTATGGAAAAGTTACCGTTGAGGCTGTTTTTAAGGTTCTTGGACTTGCACAGCCTAAAGAAGTTAGAGATATGCTAAAGCTTGCGTTATCTGGAAAATTCATGGAAGCTAGGGAAAAGTTGAGGTCATTACTAGTTACATATGGACTATCTGGTGAGGATATAGTTAAACAACTTCATAGAGAATTGACTTCTAATGAGTTGCAAATTCCAGAAGAGTTAAGAGTATTATTAATGGATTACATAGGTGAGGTTGAGTTTAGAATAATAGAAGGTGCTGATGATGAAATCCAACTGTCTGCATTGCTAGCTAAAATAGCTATTTATGGGAATAAATATGTAGGGTCTTCTAAATGA
- a CDS encoding alpha/beta fold hydrolase, translating to MQLEDKFIEVKGAKIHYLEEGSGRPVVLHHGARFNAYTWKEVGTISAIAEVGYRAISIDFPGFGKSEEGNFSSLSEFIGDFMDTMKLEKPILLGASMGGEAVLGYAVDHADKLGGLILVGAVGVSYYESKLKNLDGLPILLIWGRHDTTSPKRNAELIMKYVKTAKFVNVGNQHACYLDDPEGFNSQIKDFLKGL from the coding sequence ATGCAGTTAGAAGATAAATTCATTGAAGTAAAAGGAGCCAAAATTCATTACCTTGAAGAAGGAAGTGGAAGACCAGTAGTTCTTCATCATGGTGCAAGGTTTAATGCTTACACTTGGAAAGAAGTAGGAACTATATCTGCAATAGCTGAAGTAGGATATAGGGCAATTTCAATAGATTTTCCAGGATTTGGAAAATCTGAAGAAGGTAACTTTTCGTCACTCTCTGAATTTATAGGAGATTTCATGGATACAATGAAATTGGAAAAACCAATTCTTCTTGGTGCGTCTATGGGAGGAGAAGCAGTTTTAGGTTACGCTGTAGATCATGCTGATAAGTTAGGAGGATTAATACTGGTTGGTGCAGTAGGAGTAAGCTACTATGAAAGCAAGCTAAAGAACCTAGATGGTCTACCAATTCTTTTAATATGGGGGCGTCACGATACTACTTCACCCAAAAGGAATGCAGAATTAATCATGAAATATGTCAAGACAGCTAAGTTCGTTAACGTAGGTAACCAGCACGCTTGTTATTTAGACGATCCAGAAGGGTTTAATTCACAAATAAAGGACTTCTTGAAGGGCTTATGA
- the psmB gene encoding archaeal proteasome endopeptidase complex subunit beta → METPKIKTWKGTTTVGILAKDGVVLAADRRASEGFFVANKMVRKILYITDNIGITTAGSVADLQFLYYVLKNLYHYNYISGNRPTTVKALATYLANTLSQTKYFPYLVQILIGGYDTQPRLYNLDYFGDMTEEKYVATGSGSPVAMGVLEDEYREDLTADQAMDIAARAVLSAIKRDSYTGTGVIVSKITKTGHVEKEVYLRKGAVNAS, encoded by the coding sequence ATGGAAACTCCTAAAATAAAGACTTGGAAAGGAACTACTACTGTAGGCATTTTGGCGAAAGATGGTGTAGTATTAGCAGCAGATAGAAGAGCTAGTGAAGGATTTTTTGTTGCAAATAAGATGGTGAGAAAGATACTATATATAACAGATAATATTGGTATAACCACAGCAGGAAGCGTTGCAGATTTACAATTCCTATATTACGTATTAAAAAATTTATATCATTATAATTATATCTCAGGTAATAGGCCTACTACTGTGAAAGCTTTAGCAACATATCTAGCTAATACTCTTTCTCAGACTAAATATTTCCCTTATTTAGTTCAGATTCTGATAGGAGGATATGATACTCAGCCTAGATTATACAACTTAGATTACTTTGGAGATATGACTGAGGAAAAATACGTTGCTACTGGATCCGGTTCTCCAGTAGCAATGGGAGTTCTGGAAGATGAATATAGAGAAGATTTAACTGCTGATCAGGCTATGGATATTGCAGCAAGAGCTGTTCTATCAGCAATAAAAAGAGATTCTTATACCGGAACCGGAGTTATTGTATCAAAGATAACTAAAACTGGCCATGTAGAAAAGGAAGTCTATTTAAGGAAGGGAGCAGTTAATGCAAGTTAA
- a CDS encoding cobalamin B12-binding domain-containing protein, with the protein MEKRIKVIVAKLGLDGHDRGAKVVARALKDAGMEVVYTGLRQTPSQIVKTAIQEDADVIGVSILSGAHLELIPPLINLMKENGLTDVGLIVGGVIPPQDVEKLKNMGVDEVFLPGSSLKEIVEKVKKVAEKKRGIKIGQTT; encoded by the coding sequence ATGGAAAAGAGAATAAAGGTTATAGTTGCAAAACTTGGTTTAGATGGCCATGATAGAGGTGCTAAGGTAGTAGCTAGAGCATTAAAAGACGCAGGGATGGAAGTAGTTTATACTGGATTAAGACAAACTCCTTCTCAAATAGTTAAAACCGCGATCCAAGAAGACGCAGATGTTATAGGAGTAAGCATCCTAAGTGGAGCACACTTAGAGCTAATCCCACCATTAATTAATCTCATGAAAGAAAATGGATTAACTGACGTAGGTCTAATAGTAGGCGGAGTTATACCACCTCAGGACGTTGAGAAACTAAAAAATATGGGAGTAGATGAAGTTTTTCTACCCGGATCAAGCTTAAAGGAAATCGTTGAAAAAGTCAAAAAGGTAGCTGAAAAGAAAAGAGGTATAAAAATTGGACAAACTACTTGA
- a CDS encoding NAD(P)/FAD-dependent oxidoreductase translates to MTKVLVLGGRFGALTAAYTLKRLVGSKADVKVINKSRFSYFRPALPHVAIGVRDVDELKVDLSEALPEKGIQFQEGTVEKIDAKSSMVYYTKPDGSMAEEEYDYVIVGIGAHLATELVKGWDKYGYSVCEPEFATKLREKLESFQGGNIAIGSGPFYQGHNPKPKVPENFVPNADSACEGPVFEMSLMLHGYFKKKGMLDKVHVTVFSPGEYLSDLSPNSRKAVASIYNQLGIKLVHNFKIKEIREHEIVDEKGNTIPADITILLPPYTGNPALKNSTPDLVDDGGFIPTDLNMVSIKYDNVYAVGDANSMTVPKLGYLAVMTGRIAAQHLANRLGVPTKVDKYYPTIMCVADNPYEGYAVSVKDDTWYGGTVSIADPAAVNHLKKELFTKYYMWTKGDMALEKFLASW, encoded by the coding sequence ATGACAAAAGTATTAGTCTTGGGAGGAAGATTTGGAGCTTTAACTGCAGCATATACGTTAAAGAGATTAGTAGGGAGTAAAGCTGATGTTAAAGTAATCAATAAGAGTAGATTCAGTTATTTTAGGCCGGCTTTACCACATGTTGCTATAGGAGTAAGAGATGTCGATGAACTTAAGGTTGATTTGAGCGAGGCATTGCCAGAAAAAGGAATACAATTTCAAGAAGGCACAGTAGAAAAGATTGACGCTAAAAGTAGCATGGTATATTACACAAAGCCTGATGGCTCCATGGCGGAAGAAGAGTACGATTACGTAATTGTTGGAATAGGTGCGCATTTAGCTACAGAACTCGTTAAAGGTTGGGATAAATACGGTTACAGCGTTTGTGAACCAGAATTTGCAACAAAACTAAGAGAAAAACTAGAGAGCTTCCAAGGAGGAAATATAGCTATAGGTTCTGGGCCATTCTATCAAGGACATAATCCAAAGCCCAAAGTTCCTGAAAATTTTGTACCAAATGCTGACTCTGCTTGCGAAGGGCCAGTCTTCGAAATGTCCTTGATGCTTCACGGCTACTTCAAGAAGAAAGGAATGCTAGATAAAGTCCACGTTACAGTATTCTCACCAGGAGAGTACTTATCAGATTTATCTCCTAACTCTAGGAAAGCAGTTGCAAGCATATATAACCAACTAGGAATAAAGCTAGTTCACAACTTTAAAATAAAAGAGATAAGAGAACATGAAATAGTAGACGAAAAAGGAAATACAATACCTGCAGACATTACAATATTACTTCCACCATATACTGGGAATCCTGCATTAAAGAATTCTACTCCAGATTTAGTTGATGACGGTGGCTTCATACCAACTGACTTAAACATGGTTTCAATAAAATATGACAACGTTTATGCTGTGGGAGACGCAAATTCAATGACAGTTCCGAAGCTAGGATATTTAGCAGTAATGACTGGAAGGATTGCAGCACAACACTTAGCTAATAGATTAGGTGTGCCAACTAAAGTTGATAAATACTATCCAACTATCATGTGCGTAGCAGATAACCCATACGAAGGATACGCAGTATCAGTAAAGGATGATACTTGGTATGGAGGAACAGTGAGCATAGCTGACCCTGCTGCAGTAAACCACCTTAAGAAGGAGTTATTCACTAAATATTACATGTGGACTAAGGGAGATATGGCACTAGAAAAGTTCTTGGCCAGCTGGTGA
- a CDS encoding ATPase: protein MKILVNGLLSFDSGKTTFSLMLIRELKAVGIKLFPLKPVAGHNAWYSFNTLLRSYDLGILVGNDALKYYDETNEDIRKINPFAVLLSPVDLEILNFNVEYYNSLMTNGYPVMIRISCGNNNKYYATETHLIPKTMKGVLQQIYEKFKPEIVSSNELRETINNSWYIAESCIQHRDDEIIESYNDASAPIPSAINVDHVFLVSPAKAFVIKGEEFRKVISLFSLPPWIIRTSNLIKYLKIEKSFDLEVFTSKNDKIIDYLIHDL, encoded by the coding sequence ATGAAAATCCTAGTAAATGGATTGTTGTCCTTTGATTCTGGTAAAACGACTTTTTCACTGATGCTCATAAGAGAGTTAAAAGCTGTTGGAATAAAATTATTTCCGCTAAAGCCGGTTGCAGGCCATAACGCTTGGTATAGTTTTAATACATTATTAAGAAGTTATGATCTTGGAATATTAGTAGGGAATGATGCTTTAAAATATTACGATGAAACAAATGAGGATATAAGGAAAATAAATCCTTTTGCTGTATTATTATCTCCTGTAGACTTAGAAATATTGAACTTTAATGTAGAATATTATAATTCCCTTATGACTAACGGTTATCCAGTAATGATTAGAATTTCTTGTGGAAATAATAATAAATATTATGCTACTGAAACTCATCTAATTCCCAAAACAATGAAAGGTGTTCTTCAGCAAATTTATGAGAAATTTAAACCAGAGATTGTATCCAGTAACGAGTTGAGGGAGACTATTAATAATTCTTGGTACATTGCAGAATCGTGCATTCAACATAGAGATGATGAAATAATAGAATCGTACAATGACGCTTCAGCTCCTATTCCTTCTGCAATTAATGTTGATCACGTCTTCTTAGTTTCGCCCGCTAAAGCTTTTGTGATAAAAGGGGAGGAATTTAGGAAAGTTATTTCATTGTTTTCTCTCCCGCCCTGGATAATAAGAACTTCAAACTTAATTAAATATTTAAAAATAGAAAAATCATTCGACTTAGAGGTATTTACATCAAAAAATGATAAAATTATAGATTATTTAATTCATGACTTATAA
- a CDS encoding DUF1641 domain-containing protein, protein MDKLGLIDVVNGLLNDEEYLGKIMGAIVNDKTLTLINNFDKLTGLLDFFMDAETMNNIKYALSLVGKLKSSGIIDPIIGILQDEEYMSKIMGAIVNDKVLELIGKWNNIVDLISDLTDDETLSAIKSVVGLLKDLNKTGILDPIKGILRDEEYMGKIMGALINDFTLNLISNWNQITSDLSKIDLTNFKYYIQLINSIGEGLKEGKTMDTINLVKEIAKEQSTVNLLTAIGNALKAEKVKPIGLGGLLSSLRDPQVQKGLGVVIEILRNLGSYYKS, encoded by the coding sequence TTGGACAAACTAGGCCTTATAGATGTAGTTAATGGACTACTTAATGATGAGGAATATCTAGGGAAAATAATGGGTGCAATAGTAAACGATAAGACTCTTACTCTAATAAATAACTTCGATAAACTTACTGGATTGCTTGACTTTTTCATGGACGCAGAAACTATGAATAATATAAAATACGCCCTTAGTCTAGTAGGCAAACTAAAAAGTTCTGGAATTATAGATCCTATAATAGGAATTTTACAAGACGAAGAGTACATGAGCAAAATAATGGGGGCAATAGTAAACGATAAGGTACTGGAGTTGATAGGCAAATGGAATAATATAGTTGATCTTATATCTGATCTAACTGACGACGAGACCCTTTCTGCGATAAAATCTGTAGTCGGATTACTTAAAGATCTAAACAAAACAGGGATCTTAGATCCTATAAAAGGTATATTACGCGATGAAGAGTATATGGGAAAAATAATGGGAGCATTAATTAATGACTTCACATTAAACTTAATAAGTAACTGGAATCAGATAACATCAGATTTATCTAAAATAGATCTAACAAATTTCAAGTATTATATACAACTAATAAACTCTATTGGAGAAGGATTGAAAGAAGGAAAGACAATGGATACTATAAACTTAGTAAAAGAGATTGCAAAAGAGCAATCAACAGTCAACTTATTAACGGCAATAGGAAATGCGTTAAAAGCTGAAAAAGTAAAGCCTATCGGATTAGGTGGACTATTATCAAGCTTAAGAGATCCACAAGTTCAGAAAGGCTTAGGAGTAGTAATAGAAATCTTAAGGAATCTTGGGTCATATTATAAGTCATGA
- the meaB gene encoding methylmalonyl Co-A mutase-associated GTPase MeaB — MDKLLENALKGDELSISRVLTRIEYMTDEGMKYLEELSKKAGSAHTIGITGIPGAGKSTLISSLIEEFSKRGNKKIGVIMIDPSSPISMGSFMGNRIRMQDKTMMNNVFIRSIASRGHLGGVSSEAIMLIEAMDGLGFNPIIVETVGAGQTDTEVVSSVHTITVVNVPGTGDEIQALKAGIMEIGDIYVINKAEYPEADVLYDEIKFAIDSGNWNGWKPLVLKVSALKKIGIKELVDAIETHEKYLKESGKFIKKINERRKKMIELIIRRKIDEKINEVINKEVLDNWTDLLTIVNRIYDDVKKSL; from the coding sequence TTGGACAAACTACTTGAAAATGCGTTAAAAGGAGATGAACTTTCTATATCTAGAGTACTTACAAGAATTGAGTATATGACTGACGAAGGAATGAAATATTTAGAAGAATTAAGTAAAAAAGCAGGTAGTGCTCATACGATAGGAATTACTGGAATTCCCGGAGCAGGAAAGAGTACATTAATTTCATCATTAATCGAAGAATTCTCAAAACGAGGGAATAAAAAAATAGGAGTTATTATGATAGATCCCTCTAGCCCCATTTCTATGGGCTCATTTATGGGAAATAGAATAAGAATGCAAGATAAAACGATGATGAACAACGTTTTCATAAGGAGTATTGCTTCTAGGGGCCATTTAGGTGGAGTATCTTCTGAGGCTATAATGCTAATTGAGGCTATGGACGGCTTAGGGTTTAATCCTATAATAGTTGAAACCGTTGGAGCGGGACAAACGGATACAGAGGTAGTCTCAAGTGTACATACCATTACAGTTGTTAACGTACCAGGTACTGGAGATGAGATACAAGCATTAAAGGCGGGAATAATGGAAATAGGAGATATATATGTAATAAATAAGGCAGAATATCCAGAAGCTGATGTACTTTATGATGAAATAAAATTTGCAATAGACAGCGGCAATTGGAATGGTTGGAAGCCATTAGTTCTTAAGGTAAGTGCATTGAAGAAGATAGGAATAAAAGAATTAGTTGACGCAATTGAGACTCATGAAAAATATCTAAAAGAAAGCGGGAAGTTTATCAAGAAAATAAATGAAAGAAGAAAGAAGATGATAGAACTAATTATAAGAAGGAAAATAGATGAGAAGATAAATGAAGTAATAAATAAAGAAGTACTAGATAACTGGACTGATCTTCTAACCATAGTAAATAGAATATACGATGATGTGAAAAAATCATTATAG
- a CDS encoding YbhB/YbcL family Raf kinase inhibitor-like protein, translating to MQVKSSFKNEEFIPVKYTCDGEDISPPLEWDKVDNAKTYAIIVEDPDAPAGTFIHWVIYNIKGNSLPENIPKKEKSEYGIQGINDFELVGYNGPCPPRTHGAHRYYFNVYALDTELDYKSKITADELKEMMEGHILATGSIMGKYKRK from the coding sequence ATGCAAGTTAAATCGAGTTTCAAGAATGAAGAATTCATTCCAGTAAAGTATACATGTGATGGAGAAGATATATCGCCACCTTTAGAATGGGATAAAGTAGATAATGCCAAGACTTATGCAATAATCGTAGAAGATCCTGATGCACCAGCTGGTACTTTCATACATTGGGTTATTTATAATATAAAGGGTAACTCATTACCAGAAAATATTCCAAAAAAAGAGAAAAGTGAATACGGAATTCAAGGGATTAATGACTTTGAACTAGTAGGATATAATGGACCTTGTCCCCCACGAACTCACGGTGCTCATAGATACTATTTTAATGTATACGCTTTAGATACTGAATTGGATTATAAATCTAAGATTACCGCAGACGAACTTAAGGAAATGATGGAAGGTCATATTTTAGCTACTGGTAGCATAATGGGTAAGTACAAGAGGAAGTGA
- the moaC gene encoding cyclic pyranopterin monophosphate synthase MoaC: MTEARMVDISEKQPVLRIAVVEGYIKLKKETIDKIKRGEIEKGDVIAVAKVAGIMAAKKTPEILPMCHPIPLESIAVDVELEEDKVKVRTEVKAHYKTGVEMEALTATSVALLTIWDMVKKYEKNEEGQYTTTQIDGIKVVNKLKISSS; the protein is encoded by the coding sequence ATGACAGAGGCAAGAATGGTAGATATTAGTGAAAAACAACCAGTACTTAGAATAGCTGTAGTGGAAGGTTATATTAAATTAAAAAAAGAGACCATAGATAAAATTAAAAGAGGAGAAATAGAGAAAGGAGACGTAATAGCTGTAGCTAAGGTAGCAGGAATAATGGCTGCAAAGAAAACTCCCGAAATATTACCTATGTGTCATCCTATACCTTTAGAATCGATAGCTGTTGATGTGGAACTAGAAGAGGATAAAGTTAAAGTTAGAACGGAAGTAAAGGCACATTATAAGACTGGAGTCGAAATGGAAGCGTTAACTGCTACGTCTGTAGCATTACTTACAATATGGGATATGGTTAAAAAATATGAGAAAAATGAAGAAGGCCAATATACAACTACTCAAATTGATGGAATAAAAGTCGTTAATAAGCTTAAGATTTCTTCTTCCTAG
- a CDS encoding DUF2250 domain-containing protein: MEEELKDKLKEVLKDKRYLQVLQHLKKANVDYGKSIMLNTKIPIQEVVDILDKLEALGLIERVHGATLKNTEAKFKLSSEVHKHHTYYRLTREGDHLLRNLDEKELIKAYIDLVKNDDLAKDILRLAEELNADHALTYAKLTHKTLEEVTPKLEELERMGLLEEAKAKIIKFGDRKSKPKKETRTHHKYYGLSRIGELVVREMKRRGIIPR; the protein is encoded by the coding sequence ATGGAGGAGGAATTAAAAGACAAACTCAAGGAAGTTTTAAAAGATAAGCGATACTTACAAGTTCTTCAACATTTAAAGAAAGCTAATGTAGATTACGGAAAATCAATAATGCTAAACACGAAAATACCTATTCAAGAGGTTGTAGATATTCTAGATAAATTAGAAGCCCTAGGTTTGATAGAAAGAGTACATGGAGCCACACTAAAGAACACTGAAGCAAAGTTCAAATTAAGTTCTGAAGTACATAAACATCATACGTATTATAGGCTTACAAGAGAAGGAGATCATCTTTTAAGGAATCTAGATGAGAAGGAACTAATTAAAGCTTATATTGATTTAGTGAAAAATGACGATTTAGCTAAGGATATTTTAAGGCTTGCAGAAGAGTTAAATGCGGATCACGCTTTAACTTATGCCAAATTAACTCACAAGACACTAGAGGAAGTTACTCCAAAATTAGAAGAGCTAGAAAGGATGGGATTATTAGAGGAAGCAAAAGCTAAGATAATAAAATTTGGGGACAGAAAATCAAAGCCTAAGAAAGAAACAAGAACGCATCATAAGTATTATGGTCTTTCAAGAATTGGAGAACTCGTAGTTAGGGAAATGAAAAGAAGAGGTATTATACCAAGATAA
- a CDS encoding ORC1-type DNA replication protein — MALPSDIINSSLNSPSVLKDGSKLNPDYIPERLPHREDKLKELTIAFRDIVNDPGKSSVRVVITGRTGTGKTVTARIFGKAFAEQVKNRGIKVEYAHVNCHRERTLYLITLKIAEQLKLSIPPRGLSSQEVFKIIHEYLERRNMYVIITLDEFDYFLNSSPPEDIYFIVRLYDELAVNVKRVSYIFIIRDLTTLSSLDKTVRDHIARDIIEFPPYKSNELYDILQDRVKIAFYDGTVSDDAVRFISDINGFDKGGSGNARLSIETLELAGRIADAEGSPIVTVEHAKKANSRLNEEASIILDELNYLELHPMLLVKALINLSKREKKESFPIGEVEDEYSRLCELLGVEPRRHTQVFEYMRRLKLMGIINTQQSGKGMRGRTTLLSLTFPASQELDDYVTKLIGALKNSEQK, encoded by the coding sequence ATGGCTTTACCTAGTGATATAATAAATAGCAGTTTAAACTCGCCCAGTGTGTTGAAAGATGGATCTAAATTAAATCCAGATTATATTCCAGAAAGATTGCCTCATAGGGAAGATAAGCTAAAGGAGTTAACAATAGCATTTAGAGATATAGTTAATGATCCAGGAAAATCGTCAGTGAGAGTAGTTATAACTGGAAGGACTGGTACTGGAAAAACAGTTACTGCAAGAATTTTTGGTAAAGCGTTCGCAGAACAAGTTAAAAATAGGGGAATTAAAGTTGAGTATGCTCATGTAAATTGCCACAGAGAAAGGACTTTATATTTGATTACTTTGAAAATTGCAGAGCAACTAAAATTATCTATACCACCTAGAGGTTTATCTTCACAAGAAGTTTTCAAAATAATTCACGAATATTTGGAAAGAAGAAATATGTATGTAATAATAACTCTAGACGAATTTGATTATTTCCTTAATTCATCTCCACCAGAAGACATTTACTTTATTGTAAGGCTATATGACGAGTTAGCAGTCAATGTAAAAAGGGTAAGTTATATTTTCATCATTAGAGATTTAACTACGCTATCAAGCCTAGATAAAACAGTAAGAGACCATATAGCTAGAGACATAATAGAATTTCCACCGTATAAGTCAAACGAGTTATATGATATTTTACAAGATAGAGTTAAGATAGCATTTTACGACGGGACAGTTTCAGATGATGCTGTAAGATTCATTTCTGACATTAATGGCTTTGATAAAGGAGGAAGCGGAAATGCTAGACTTTCAATAGAAACTTTAGAATTGGCTGGAAGAATAGCCGATGCAGAAGGCTCACCTATAGTTACAGTAGAACATGCAAAAAAGGCTAATTCAAGACTTAATGAAGAGGCTAGTATAATTTTAGACGAATTAAATTATCTAGAATTGCATCCTATGCTATTAGTTAAAGCTTTGATAAACTTGTCGAAAAGAGAGAAAAAAGAGTCGTTCCCCATAGGGGAAGTAGAAGATGAATATTCAAGGCTATGTGAGCTATTAGGCGTAGAGCCTAGAAGGCATACTCAAGTCTTTGAATATATGAGAAGACTAAAACTAATGGGAATAATTAATACACAACAGAGCGGTAAAGGAATGAGAGGGAGAACGACTTTACTTTCATTAACATTCCCTGCTAGTCAAGAATTAGACGATTATGTAACGAAATTGATAGGGGCGTTGAAGAATTCAGAGCAGAAATGA